A stretch of Imperialibacter roseus DNA encodes these proteins:
- a CDS encoding D-alanine--D-alanine ligase family protein — translation MRVGIFFGGQSREREISFAGGRTVYDNLNKSLFEPVLFFIDSLGQIIELNWQYVYKGTIRDFYPPVSLLPPSPHHFQVYIESLAAEDHNLALSAASHVGRKVSPEELPTLIDFAFLALHGPFGEDGNIQGLLEWYNIPYSGSGILPSAIGVNKVVQKDLLEKNDFPTPAYELLNRDSWLKEANKKAVFDSLKSKLKLPLVIKAPNQGSTIGVSIIDKDSVEDFVDGMNRAFFIEEIDLSWWAALPDEEKRKELIKLTDIREGIGLPVMMEGEWISHPEKLWVKLDQLASARKDTIQLTSQHAEETVLVEAFIKGREFSCIVIENDNGAPMALPPTEIRKIKDLFDYRSKYLPGISRKITPIELPDGDIQRIRKQCERLFTALHCQVYARIDGFYTEDGGIFLNDPNTTSGMLPSSFFFHQAAEIGLNPSQFLTYIIRTSLAARIKTGKMIHQMKGLLKKLDTEIQLLAVSEVKKINVGVIMGGFSSERHISVESGRNIFEKLASSTKYHPVPIFLTGNEENHELYLLPVNIMLKDNADDIREKLHAAASKNEHPVIGQIKSEAGTITSTYAPGTILKYKRINYEDLSGLVDAVFIALHGRPGEDGAVQVELEKLGIPYNGSGVDSSRITINKYETNELLMKHGISVANHTLVYKEEYLAHPAKTIAELEKSFTYPLIAKPADDGCSSAVKKIRNQQELCAFAEMMFRDTPEFLPAQQKVLKLKDNEEFPQKSYFLLEDLIDSNGATHFLEITGGMLTSINDNGDRVYELFEPSETLATGDVLSLEEKFLAGEGQNITPARFGKTPEENKRVSEKVRKDLEKVAEILNIEGYARIDAFVRIYEDGKVETIIIEINSLPGMTPATCIFHQSAINGYKPYEFIDAILTYGMLRQKLIA, via the coding sequence ATGAGAGTAGGAATATTCTTTGGAGGGCAATCCAGGGAAAGAGAAATATCCTTTGCAGGAGGACGTACAGTCTACGACAACCTCAATAAATCATTGTTTGAGCCAGTGCTCTTTTTCATTGACAGCCTAGGGCAAATCATAGAGCTCAATTGGCAATACGTATACAAAGGCACCATTCGGGACTTCTATCCTCCTGTGTCGCTGCTTCCACCAAGCCCTCATCATTTTCAGGTATATATTGAATCGCTGGCGGCCGAGGACCATAACCTTGCTCTGAGTGCTGCCTCGCATGTTGGCCGCAAAGTCAGCCCCGAAGAACTGCCGACACTTATCGACTTTGCTTTCCTTGCCCTTCACGGGCCCTTTGGTGAAGACGGCAATATCCAGGGGCTTCTGGAGTGGTACAATATTCCTTACTCCGGCTCGGGTATTTTGCCTTCGGCCATTGGCGTGAATAAAGTTGTTCAAAAAGACCTTTTGGAAAAAAATGACTTTCCTACGCCCGCTTACGAGTTGCTTAACAGAGACTCGTGGCTGAAGGAAGCGAATAAAAAAGCAGTCTTCGATTCTTTGAAATCAAAGCTGAAGCTTCCACTGGTGATAAAAGCGCCCAATCAGGGGTCGACCATTGGTGTGTCCATTATCGACAAAGACTCCGTGGAAGACTTTGTGGACGGCATGAACAGGGCTTTTTTCATTGAAGAGATTGATTTGAGCTGGTGGGCGGCACTGCCCGATGAAGAAAAGAGAAAAGAGCTGATAAAACTGACAGACATCAGAGAGGGCATAGGGCTTCCGGTGATGATGGAAGGTGAATGGATATCACACCCTGAAAAACTCTGGGTGAAACTCGACCAGCTGGCTTCCGCAAGAAAAGATACTATACAGCTTACCAGTCAGCACGCTGAGGAAACAGTGCTGGTGGAAGCCTTCATCAAAGGCCGGGAGTTTTCGTGCATCGTTATTGAAAATGACAACGGTGCGCCGATGGCATTACCTCCTACGGAGATCAGAAAAATCAAAGACCTTTTCGACTACCGCTCCAAGTATTTGCCTGGCATCAGCAGGAAAATAACACCAATTGAACTACCCGACGGTGATATTCAACGAATTCGGAAACAATGTGAAAGGCTCTTCACCGCTCTTCACTGCCAGGTATACGCCCGCATAGATGGGTTCTACACCGAGGATGGCGGTATTTTCCTCAACGACCCCAATACGACGTCGGGCATGCTGCCATCGTCGTTCTTCTTTCACCAGGCAGCTGAAATAGGGCTTAACCCTTCGCAGTTTCTTACTTACATCATTCGCACGTCACTGGCAGCCAGGATAAAAACCGGCAAAATGATCCACCAGATGAAAGGGCTGCTCAAAAAGTTGGATACTGAGATCCAGCTTCTGGCTGTTTCAGAGGTCAAAAAAATCAATGTGGGTGTGATCATGGGCGGTTTCTCTTCGGAGAGGCATATTAGCGTGGAAAGTGGAAGGAATATTTTTGAAAAGTTAGCCTCCTCCACAAAATACCACCCGGTGCCGATTTTTCTCACTGGCAACGAAGAAAACCATGAGCTCTACCTGCTTCCGGTTAATATTATGCTCAAAGACAACGCTGATGATATCAGAGAAAAGCTTCATGCGGCAGCGTCCAAAAATGAGCACCCGGTAATTGGGCAAATAAAATCTGAAGCTGGCACAATTACCAGCACCTATGCTCCGGGCACTATTTTGAAGTACAAGCGAATCAATTACGAAGACTTATCAGGCCTGGTGGATGCAGTGTTTATTGCCTTGCATGGCAGGCCTGGCGAAGACGGTGCCGTGCAGGTAGAGCTGGAGAAGCTGGGCATTCCTTACAACGGATCGGGCGTGGACAGCAGCCGCATTACCATCAACAAATATGAAACCAATGAGCTACTGATGAAACATGGCATTTCAGTGGCCAATCACACGCTTGTTTACAAGGAGGAATACCTGGCGCATCCTGCCAAAACAATTGCTGAGCTGGAGAAGAGCTTCACCTATCCGCTGATTGCTAAGCCGGCTGACGATGGGTGTAGTTCTGCTGTGAAGAAAATCAGAAACCAGCAGGAGCTTTGCGCTTTTGCTGAAATGATGTTTAGAGACACACCGGAGTTTTTGCCTGCTCAGCAGAAAGTACTCAAGCTGAAGGACAATGAGGAGTTTCCTCAAAAGAGCTACTTTTTGCTTGAAGACTTGATAGACAGCAACGGGGCCACACACTTTTTAGAAATCACAGGCGGCATGCTCACCAGCATCAACGATAACGGCGACAGAGTATATGAGCTGTTTGAGCCTTCGGAAACCCTGGCCACTGGCGACGTGCTTTCACTCGAAGAGAAGTTTCTGGCCGGAGAGGGGCAGAACATCACCCCGGCGAGGTTTGGTAAAACACCTGAAGAAAATAAGAGGGTAAGTGAAAAGGTAAGAAAAGACCTGGAAAAAGTAGCTGAGATTTTAAACATTGAGGGTTACGCAAGAATCGACGCCTTTGTACGTATTTATGAGGATGGCAAGGTAGAAACCATTATTATTGAAATTAATTCATTACCTGGAATGACACCCGCTACCTGTATTTTCCACCAATCGGCCATCAATGGCTACAAACCCTACGAGTTCATTGATGCGATTCTGACATACGGTATGCTGCGACAAAAATTAATAGCCTGA
- a CDS encoding M43 family zinc metalloprotease, whose amino-acid sequence MSRRLYFFLDFAVCIFLCSSHQAFSQEKCGTVQLEEKYRPIIGESVKEFESWVQTKKTERQLRLSSSRTAEAIYTIPVVIHVLHQGEAYGEGSNIPLEQVLSQIELLNQDFRRLNSDTTDTREIFKPVAADALIEFALAKRDPEGMPTSGIVRARAGKDSYAIGEEDLLQKVSYWPPDKYLNIWVTNLKSGLLGFAQFPVSDLIGLKPNIANKFLPDGVTIDYEYFGQGFNAKEFSTGRTATHEIGHYLGLRHIWGDGGCGSDDYCSDTPAADRASSSGSCELSKASCGSTDMIENYMDYSPDKCMNIFTKDQKERMRTVLEFSPRRRSLIGSAALVAPTLVDNDLGIKTIVSPAGGICSAKFMPEIVVRNYGTSIITQFEVSVVINGLEWDSRTISTNLAPLAAYTVTFDEVLLEQGGLYTTTFEIGSVNQTLDNKVSNNKVSIDASYQRLISLPMLETFEENGSQLVMKADNPDQPFAAITLAPKVLATNLAIQFDYFSADSTQFGDWEMLLSPIIDLTKYPSLTIDFDYAYGHDGINNSDGLLVAVSTDCGATFEYDDIVFQRFSEDLATTYIEPGQAFIPSGPADWKKAFIALNSFKGADRIQLAFIGQNGLGNNLFLDDIKISSNNLADYDIGISEVTDLSFISCINQPVPTVEVKNFGKQPITSFSLSYTVNNSSKELQVNNIFINTGQTINVPLEIDALEDGTYKLELALDQPNGNTDQRISDNSFSQLFHIKTATDVIPFRETFASNRGVEENLLHRITNADGRTWQIQNDESLSQGNKVARMTSYDLTVLGDEFWLATKVLDLDDADEASMSFKLSYAKRENRSERLRVMVSVDCGINFRDVVYDKRGSDLAITESEDFWTPSTSEDWKRETIDLSAYAGYSSVVVAIVGTNGNGNNMYLDDIEFYLSGEPTPVFPIEDLIRLFPNPAKEVINVAFSLAERQTVTLRMQDVRGRVYFEKEYPNTLNQIYQLTTVNEANGMYLIQAITKDKVTAQRVIIRH is encoded by the coding sequence ATGAGCAGGAGGTTATACTTTTTTTTAGACTTTGCTGTTTGCATTTTTTTATGCTCTAGCCACCAGGCCTTTTCACAGGAAAAGTGTGGCACCGTACAACTCGAAGAAAAATACAGGCCGATTATTGGTGAATCTGTCAAAGAGTTTGAATCGTGGGTTCAAACCAAAAAAACTGAGCGTCAGCTTCGGTTGAGTAGTAGCAGAACTGCTGAAGCCATTTACACCATACCTGTGGTGATACATGTATTGCATCAGGGCGAGGCGTATGGAGAAGGATCGAACATTCCGCTGGAGCAGGTATTGTCTCAAATTGAGTTACTCAACCAGGACTTCCGGAGATTAAATTCAGACACAACCGACACCCGAGAGATATTTAAGCCTGTGGCAGCTGACGCACTTATAGAATTTGCGTTAGCCAAAAGAGACCCTGAGGGCATGCCCACCAGCGGCATTGTAAGGGCTCGTGCCGGCAAAGACTCCTACGCCATTGGAGAAGAAGACCTGCTTCAGAAGGTTAGCTATTGGCCGCCCGACAAATACCTCAATATATGGGTAACCAACCTTAAATCGGGCTTGTTGGGGTTTGCGCAATTCCCGGTATCAGACCTGATCGGCCTTAAACCCAACATTGCTAATAAATTTCTGCCTGACGGCGTCACCATTGACTATGAGTACTTTGGCCAGGGCTTCAATGCAAAGGAGTTTTCTACCGGACGAACAGCTACCCACGAAATAGGGCACTACCTTGGGCTGCGACATATTTGGGGCGACGGCGGCTGTGGATCAGACGATTACTGTTCCGATACTCCAGCGGCAGACAGAGCCAGTTCGTCAGGCAGCTGCGAGTTGTCAAAGGCGAGCTGTGGGTCTACCGACATGATTGAGAACTACATGGACTACAGCCCCGACAAGTGCATGAATATTTTCACAAAGGATCAAAAAGAGAGGATGAGAACCGTGCTGGAGTTTAGTCCCAGAAGGAGGAGCCTCATTGGATCGGCAGCACTGGTGGCGCCAACGCTTGTGGATAATGATTTGGGTATAAAAACAATCGTTAGCCCGGCAGGCGGTATCTGCTCCGCCAAGTTTATGCCTGAAATAGTGGTGAGAAACTATGGCACCAGCATCATCACGCAATTTGAAGTCAGCGTTGTTATCAACGGGCTGGAGTGGGATTCAAGAACAATCTCCACCAACCTCGCCCCCCTGGCTGCCTACACCGTTACCTTCGACGAAGTACTGCTTGAGCAGGGCGGCTTATATACCACGACATTTGAAATCGGGAGTGTCAACCAGACACTAGACAACAAGGTCAGTAACAACAAGGTCTCGATAGACGCCAGCTACCAGCGACTAATTTCGCTGCCGATGCTGGAAACCTTTGAAGAGAACGGTTCTCAATTGGTCATGAAGGCCGACAACCCCGATCAGCCCTTTGCAGCCATCACGCTGGCACCGAAGGTCTTGGCCACCAACCTGGCCATACAGTTTGACTACTTCAGTGCTGACTCGACACAATTTGGCGACTGGGAAATGCTCCTGTCTCCCATCATTGATTTGACAAAATACCCTTCTCTTACCATCGATTTCGACTACGCCTACGGGCACGACGGTATCAATAATTCGGACGGTCTGCTGGTGGCTGTGTCGACCGACTGCGGCGCCACTTTCGAGTACGACGACATTGTGTTCCAAAGATTTAGCGAAGACCTTGCCACCACTTACATAGAACCCGGACAAGCGTTTATTCCTTCAGGCCCAGCCGACTGGAAAAAAGCGTTTATCGCTCTCAACAGCTTCAAAGGAGCCGACCGAATACAGCTCGCCTTCATCGGACAAAACGGACTGGGCAACAACCTGTTTCTTGACGACATAAAAATATCGAGTAATAACCTGGCCGACTACGATATTGGCATTAGTGAAGTAACTGATCTTTCTTTCATTTCGTGTATCAACCAGCCGGTGCCAACGGTGGAGGTTAAAAATTTTGGGAAGCAACCCATCACCAGCTTTTCGCTTTCCTACACGGTTAACAATAGCTCAAAGGAATTGCAGGTTAACAATATCTTCATTAATACCGGCCAAACGATCAATGTGCCATTGGAGATTGACGCCCTGGAAGATGGCACATATAAGCTTGAATTGGCCCTCGACCAGCCAAATGGCAACACCGACCAGCGAATCTCCGACAACAGCTTCTCCCAGCTATTTCATATAAAAACAGCCACCGACGTGATCCCATTCAGAGAAACATTTGCTTCGAACAGGGGCGTGGAAGAAAATCTTTTGCACAGAATTACAAACGCCGACGGACGCACCTGGCAAATTCAAAATGATGAAAGCCTCAGCCAGGGAAACAAAGTAGCCCGGATGACTTCCTACGACCTGACTGTGCTTGGTGATGAGTTCTGGTTGGCCACGAAAGTGCTGGATCTTGACGACGCTGATGAAGCGTCAATGTCCTTCAAACTCTCCTACGCCAAAAGGGAAAACCGTTCGGAGCGGCTAAGAGTAATGGTGTCCGTGGACTGTGGCATCAATTTCAGGGACGTCGTATATGACAAGCGGGGAAGTGATCTGGCTATCACCGAATCCGAAGATTTTTGGACTCCCTCAACTTCCGAAGACTGGAAAAGAGAAACAATCGACTTGTCAGCCTATGCCGGATACAGCAGTGTGGTGGTGGCCATTGTAGGCACCAATGGCAATGGCAACAATATGTATTTAGACGACATAGAGTTTTATCTGTCGGGTGAGCCAACGCCTGTTTTCCCTATCGAGGATTTGATCAGGCTCTTTCCTAACCCTGCGAAAGAAGTAATTAACGTGGCCTTTAGCCTGGCTGAGAGGCAAACCGTGACGCTACGAATGCAGGATGTGAGAGGCCGGGTGTACTTTGAAAAAGAATACCCCAACACCTTGAACCAAATTTATCAGCTAACCACAGTAAACGAAGCCAATGGCATGTACCTGATCCAAGCAATAACGAAGGACAAGGTAACCGCCCAAAGAGTCATTATCAGGCATTGA
- a CDS encoding Mrp/NBP35 family ATP-binding protein: MSQISKEQVLKSLSKVDDPDLKKDLVTLGMIKNLEVGDARISFAVELTTPACPLKELIRSQCEDVIYADFGEAVELSILMTSNVTSIRNNAPLLPGVKNIIAISSGKGGVGKSTVTSNLAVALARSGASVGIIDADIFGPSIPTMFNCEHEQPGIIEKNGKNVIVPIEQYGVKLISIGFLTPPDNAVVWRGPMASSALKQFIGDTEWGELDYLLIDLPPGTSDIHLTLVQTVPVTGAVVVTTPQKVALADAQKAYSMFKQPQINVPVLGIIENMSYFTPEELPNNKYYLFGQNGGKLFAEKNNAPFLGEVPLVQSIRESGDSGYPAVMKDGITADAFNGIAQAVAQQVAMRNAAKEKTKVVEVNV, translated from the coding sequence ATGTCCCAAATCAGTAAAGAACAAGTATTAAAGTCGTTGAGCAAGGTGGACGACCCAGATTTGAAGAAAGATCTGGTGACCCTTGGAATGATCAAAAACCTGGAAGTAGGTGACGCCAGGATCAGTTTTGCCGTGGAGCTTACCACGCCGGCGTGTCCTTTGAAGGAGCTCATCAGGAGTCAGTGTGAGGACGTGATTTATGCTGATTTCGGAGAGGCTGTGGAGCTTTCTATTTTGATGACCTCCAATGTTACTTCGATCAGAAACAATGCGCCCCTGTTACCTGGTGTAAAAAACATCATTGCTATTTCTTCGGGAAAAGGTGGAGTAGGTAAATCCACTGTTACATCCAATCTGGCCGTAGCACTTGCAAGAAGCGGTGCCAGCGTAGGTATTATTGATGCGGACATTTTCGGGCCCAGCATCCCTACTATGTTCAACTGCGAACATGAGCAGCCCGGCATCATCGAGAAAAATGGAAAGAATGTAATTGTACCGATAGAACAGTATGGCGTAAAGCTGATATCGATAGGTTTTCTTACCCCTCCCGACAACGCTGTGGTGTGGCGGGGACCCATGGCCAGCTCAGCGCTCAAGCAGTTTATTGGCGACACGGAATGGGGAGAGCTCGACTACCTTTTAATTGACCTTCCTCCGGGAACCAGCGACATACACCTGACACTTGTGCAAACAGTGCCTGTTACTGGTGCGGTGGTGGTGACTACCCCTCAAAAAGTTGCCCTGGCTGATGCTCAAAAGGCATACTCTATGTTTAAGCAGCCTCAGATCAATGTGCCCGTGCTGGGAATCATTGAAAATATGTCGTACTTTACTCCTGAGGAACTTCCGAACAATAAATACTACCTGTTCGGCCAGAATGGAGGCAAGCTTTTCGCTGAGAAAAACAATGCTCCTTTCCTTGGTGAGGTACCGCTGGTGCAGTCGATCAGAGAGTCTGGCGACAGTGGCTACCCTGCGGTAATGAAAGATGGGATAACGGCTGATGCGTTCAATGGCATTGCACAAGCCGTGGCTCAGCAGGTGGCAATGAGAAATGCCGCCAAAGAAAAAACGAAAGTAGTTGAAGTTAATGTTTAA
- a CDS encoding DUF6962 family protein — MEKITVEWGGLIIMEPMAIVWNWLITIFGVVAYFKLRKNTSPPYKNWSLFFLILGISGFFGGLGHGLFYYWGLTGKILPWTTGILSVYFAERGIYAFIPAEKKVWKKRLRLFSLLKMIIMLAGMAFVSFDFSWTKNNSIIGLTLIVGLGGYLLSRKYKELVYFPIGILVLSSAAFVHGFDINIHPWFNRDDFAHLIMLAGMSFFLVALQKFDLKSSQAN, encoded by the coding sequence ATGGAGAAGATTACTGTAGAATGGGGCGGCCTGATCATTATGGAGCCGATGGCGATTGTTTGGAACTGGCTGATTACCATTTTTGGTGTGGTGGCGTATTTTAAGCTGCGTAAAAACACCTCTCCCCCATACAAAAACTGGAGTTTGTTCTTCCTCATCCTTGGCATTTCAGGATTTTTCGGCGGACTTGGCCACGGGCTTTTCTACTACTGGGGGCTCACCGGAAAAATACTTCCCTGGACAACCGGCATCTTGTCAGTCTACTTTGCCGAAAGAGGCATTTACGCCTTTATCCCCGCCGAAAAAAAGGTTTGGAAAAAGAGACTACGGCTGTTTTCCCTTTTGAAAATGATCATCATGCTGGCGGGCATGGCCTTCGTCTCATTTGACTTTTCGTGGACAAAGAACAACTCAATTATTGGCCTTACCCTCATTGTGGGTCTGGGTGGCTACCTCCTGAGCCGGAAGTATAAAGAACTGGTCTATTTTCCTATCGGCATCCTTGTTCTTAGCTCGGCTGCTTTTGTTCACGGGTTCGATATCAATATCCACCCATGGTTCAACAGGGACGATTTCGCTCATCTTATTATGCTTGCCGGCATGAGCTTTTTTCTGGTGGCCCTTCAGAAATTTGATTTGAAATCATCTCAGGCTAATTGA
- a CDS encoding NifU family protein has protein sequence MIADTPEYIALMERIESALDSIRPYLEADGGNVKLLSIDEGHVAKLELLGNCGSCPMSAMTLKAGVEEAIKRAVPEISKVEAVNVAVV, from the coding sequence ATGATTGCTGACACACCTGAATATATAGCGTTGATGGAGCGCATAGAAAGTGCGCTTGATTCAATCAGACCTTATCTGGAGGCTGATGGTGGAAATGTTAAGCTGCTAAGCATTGATGAAGGGCATGTGGCAAAGCTTGAGTTGCTTGGCAACTGCGGGTCGTGCCCGATGTCGGCCATGACACTGAAAGCTGGCGTAGAAGAGGCGATTAAAAGAGCTGTTCCGGAAATAAGTAAAGTGGAGGCCGTGAATGTGGCTGTCGTTTGA
- a CDS encoding PASTA domain-containing protein — MTLFQFNSWKDVLIQLALMVAIAVVFLLGFFYVYLPNTTNHGETITVPDLEGIPLDELDEFLTDRNLRFEINKDSGFSSQYPPLAVLKQFPLPNSKVKENRKIYISLNAKEPPKVRMPQLVDGSVKNAQVVLKSYDLLLGEITYASDMALNAVLKQLYQGKPISEGASVPKGAKIDLIVGDGLGNQVFNAPTLIGLTYEDAEFSVIGQGLKVGDVHYEEDGKATIEVKSADGTVTYQEQSMPLGTVFKQSPSADKKIKIGDYIDLWIVGTEPERFN, encoded by the coding sequence ATGACACTTTTTCAATTCAACTCATGGAAAGATGTGCTGATCCAGCTGGCCCTGATGGTAGCCATAGCCGTCGTGTTCCTGCTCGGGTTCTTTTACGTCTATCTTCCCAACACCACCAACCATGGAGAGACCATCACCGTGCCGGACCTGGAAGGGATTCCTTTGGATGAACTGGACGAGTTTCTGACTGACCGGAATTTGCGTTTTGAGATCAATAAAGATTCTGGCTTTTCGTCGCAATACCCGCCGTTGGCCGTGCTCAAGCAGTTTCCACTGCCTAACTCGAAGGTAAAGGAAAATAGAAAAATATATATCTCATTGAATGCCAAGGAGCCACCCAAGGTAAGGATGCCTCAGCTGGTAGATGGCTCGGTAAAAAATGCACAGGTAGTACTTAAAAGCTATGACCTTCTGCTGGGAGAAATCACCTACGCATCAGACATGGCCTTAAATGCGGTGCTTAAGCAGCTCTATCAGGGCAAGCCTATCAGCGAAGGAGCCTCAGTGCCAAAAGGAGCCAAAATTGACCTAATTGTAGGCGACGGGCTCGGCAACCAGGTGTTTAATGCCCCAACTTTAATTGGCCTTACATATGAAGATGCTGAATTTTCCGTTATTGGACAGGGCCTGAAGGTAGGCGACGTTCACTACGAAGAAGATGGCAAAGCGACGATAGAAGTAAAAAGTGCTGACGGCACAGTCACCTACCAGGAACAGTCAATGCCGCTGGGCACCGTTTTTAAACAATCTCCTTCGGCTGACAAAAAGATCAAAATAGGCGACTACATAGACCTCTGGATAGTAGGCACGGAGCCAGAACGATTCAATTAA